Sequence from the Nymphaea colorata isolate Beijing-Zhang1983 chromosome 9, ASM883128v2, whole genome shotgun sequence genome:
TCACCATTTGAGTTTGGATTCCTGAATGAAGCCAAGGGACACCTTGCGGTGTTTGATAATGTTGTCAATGCCTTCTTCGCAGTCGATATCGTCATGACCTTCTTTGTTGCTTACATCGATAGGGATACATACTTGCTTATCGACGATCATCAAAAGATTGCTCGGAAATACTTGCTGTCTTGGTTTATTCTGGATTTCATCTCCACTATACCATTAGAACTTGGTCGACTGCTCTCACCACGAAGCCTCCGATCTTATGGGTTCTTCAACATGCTTAGACTGTGGCGGCTTCGAAGAGTTAGTGCTCTATTTGCCAGGTTACTCAGAGCTTCATACTTTGATTGAACatggttgaaagttgaaacccttaTAGTATACCTACAGCAACTCTGCACTAGACACTATCTCTTGACAATTTTATGTGCTTTTTAACTTCACGATATTGCTAGTTGGTAATATGATCCATTTCGGTTCCTTACCTGCGTTACCCATTCTCTTTTGGCAAGTGGCGTGTTGTGTCATGTCTTATATGTGCATTTATTCTATCAAATAAATTCCAAGAGATAAAAATAGAGGGGTTCTTACATTATTAAAGTTGAAGTCCTGAGGTTTTTGGCATTCAAAACTCTGAAGTTAAAAGGTGAAATCTAACCCATGCGTATTCTTCTTGATTTGCAACTTGGAATCAGTAAAGGGAAATGAGAAATCTTACATTCACTATTCAAAAGTGATATTATTTTATCATGGACGACAGATATTATGAATTTACACAATTCTTTTTTGTGCACCATAGCCATGACCAATCATAAGAACAGATAAATTTTCTTAACATATGTACTGCATTGATTACAAGTGCAAGACGATCACAGAGGTTTTTCTTCGCACCAATGTGTGTTATTGTGTGTCTAATTCTGAACAAACTTTTAAAGATCATAAAGAGATGTTgaaatccaaatcaagaatttagAATTTAGGAGTTAACTTAAAGTATATTTAGaaggaataaaaaattatggtaTTACATTATATCGTGAAATTTCTCCATTTCAAAGGCCACATGAGAGCATATaaccaaaaagaggaaaaaaaaaaactcataccGCCTCTTTGGTGTCAGAAAAAATAGGTGCTATGTATAAATCATGTGAAAGGAGCTTGAGAAACATGTTCTTCCTTATACATGAACGGGTCTCCTGAAGTGATGCAAACaaatttcatgttcatttttcatATAACGACTTTCAGACAAGGTTTTTGTTCTGGAAGCAGTTTCGAGGGAATGGgttaactttttattttgaaaaagttgcCATGCAACTGCAACTTTCagaatttttattcttttattgattttaatttgTACTTTCTTGTTCGATTTAAATGGCAATTACAAATATAGCTTACCCTAGGTGAAGGTTACAGTGCTGGAATTAGTTTTATGGCTGAAAAACATCTGAAAGTAAATTTCTGTTTCATTTTAGTAATGGGATCTGTCAATGGACAGGTTGGAGAAAGACAGAAAATTCAGCTACTTTTGGGTCCGCTGCTTGAAGCTTATCTGTGTAAGTTTTCTAGGGTACTTACCTGTTGTGTAAAgactttcttttttccattccCCCTTTCTTTGGATTAAGCTCATCACATATTTGCTCTATGTAGGTAACTTTGTTTGCAGTTCATTGTGCTGGCTGTTTCTATTATCTCCTTGCAGCAAGGTACCCTGACCCTGCAAAAACATGGATTGGAGCTTCGTGGCCAGATTTTAAAGCAGAAAGCTTGTGGGTCCGCTATGTGACATCAGTGTATTGGTCAATTACCACACTGACTACCGTTGGATACGGTGACCTGCAtcctgaaaatgaaagagagatgATATTTGATATCACTTACATGTTGTTCAATCTTGGATTGACTGCATATTTGATTGGTAACATGACTAATTTGGTAGTCCATGGTACCAGCCGTACAAGGAAATTTGTGAGTTCTGTCACTACAAGTGAAATTCTTTTctccacttcatttcttttaggTGATTGCTTTGCCCTCCTTATTTCTCCATTTGTATTGGTGCTTTTGTGCAATGCAGAGAGATACAATTCAAGCAGCTTCAAGTTTTGCAATACGAAATCAGTTGCCTATTCGGTTGCAAGAGCAAATGCTCGCACATTTGTGTCTAAAGTACAGAACTCACTCAGAGGGACTGCAACAGCAAGAAACTCTAGAGTCTCTTCCGAAAGCCATCCATTCCAGCATTACCCACTATCTGTTCTATGCTCTGGTTGACAAAGTTTATCTGTTTCGAGGGGTTTCAACTGATTTGATTTTTCAGTTGGTAAGTAGCTTTGTAAGTCCTTTGTCTAAATTCTTTGTTCTATTGATATATACCACTATATCTGCCTTATCTAAAATTTTCGCTCAAGGTCTCTGAAATGAAAGCTGAATATTTTCCACCAAAGGAAGATGTGATCTTGCAAAATGAAGCACCCACGGACTTTTATATTCTGGTGACTGGCACCGTGGTATACCTCTGAAATTACTCCATATAGTCTTGGTCCTTGATGAGGTGCCACAACTTTTAGTCTTATCTTTGTCGTATTTATCTTGAGCTTTCAGGATCTTATTATGTACAAGAATGGATCTGAGCAGGTAAGTGTTGTTCTTTTTTGCTGCCTTCTATGGTTTCCGTATGCCTTTCTTGCCATGAAACATGTACCCTAGCATACTCGGCCAACTTCATTACCAACTCCCAGCTCAATGCTTGTCCTAGTCATGTAGACTTCTCAAAGGATTCAagcttattttttattctttaaaaacTGCCCAATTTATATCATCCACATTCTGCCTTAAGAAATTGTCataaatttttgttactttACAGCATATAGGTCAGATATGATTGATGGATGAGCTGATTTCAGATTGTTGGCAATGCATGTGCTGGAGATGTTATTGGAGAAATAGGAGTTTTATGTTACAGGCCTCAATTATTCACAGTTCGTACAAGGAGACTTTGCCAGCTTTTACGGTTGAATCGTACCACGTTCCTGAATATAGTTCAGTCTAATGCTGGAGATGGAACAATAATCTTACGTAATTTTTTGCAGGTCTGTaagatcaaaattttgtatttATGACATGGTATTTGCTGTAACAATTTTCTATCATTAAAAATTGGGAGTCTCCTTGTGGTTCCTTTCCCCAAAACACTAGGTAAAGCTTTTACATGTTGAGGAGTGATTGGTGTTAGGTCTGTTTCAGGAGTTGATATTTCTAAAAGGGAACGGGTTCCTTCAATAAATGGGATTTGTGCATACCTGCTTGTTATGCACCTAAACTTCATGTCTTGAATTCAAGATGCCTTTGTGTTGGTGATTCCGTATTTCTTTGTTGGACAGCACTTGAAAGAAAGTGATGATCCAGTGATGCAAGGAGTTTTAGCAGAGACTGAGAATATGCTAAGGAGAGGAAAATTGAATTTGCCTCTTAACCTTTGTTTTGCTGCTCAAAGAGGAGACGTCTCACTGTTGAAACAATTATTACAGCGTGGCTTAGACCCAAATGAACCTGACATTAGTGGGAAAACAGCACTGGTTAGTAAATTTCTTTATCCTGTGGGACATTAGCAGTTGATCAAATGTGTTTATCAGTAGCGTAATTAACCTCTTGGCACTTTTATTGTCTAttactaatatatatattttttcttttctttccttctattaTCAGCATATAGCAGCAGCtgaaggaaatggaaaatttGTTCAGCTTTTGATTGATCACGGTGCAGACGTTAACAGCAAAGGTACAATATCATTGTCCAAGTTATTGATTTTTGCTGCCAAAAGTTCCAAAGTTATATTCATATGGACTAGCACGACTTTCCTCTAGCTGCTGGTTGTTTTCATCCAATCAGTAATGTAATATATCATCACTTTTTTCTGCTAGATGTACCTTTTCATGGTCTGCTACTGAAGTTTAGATTTTTATTCTTGCAAACAGATTTGGAAGGAAATGTGCCATTATGGGAATCAATAGTTTCAGGACATGATGCAGTGAGCAAGCTGTTATGTGAAAACGGTGCAAGTCTTCAATCAGGGGACATGGCCAACTTCGTTTGTGTTGCTGCCGAGCGCAGCAGTATTCAGATGCTGAAGGACATAGTTCATTATGGTGGTGATGTAACAATTGCAAGGGGCGATGGGACAACTGCACTTCATGTTGCTGTCTGTGAAGGGAATGCTGATGTTGTCAAGTTTCTTGTAGACCATGGTGCTGATATTGAGAAGCTGGATCAACAAGGTTGGACCCCAGTTGCGTTGGCAGAGCAGCAGTGCCATGAAGAGATAAGAACTCTGTTCAACTCCATAGGAGGGTGCCGTCTTAAAAAGACAGGCTCTGATTCTCATTTATGGGCACCAAAGTTGGCTCCTCCACCGCTGAAGAATGTCAACAGTATGCCTAATCCACTCTTTGTCCGTCCTTCAGTAACAGTTGATCAGCATAGGCGGGAACCAGACAAATTCCGGAACTCACTCTTCGGTATCCTCTCTTTGACACATGATTTTGGTAAACAAATGGGCCCGGTGTCTCTTGAAGACCAGACGAATGGCAAAATAGGTGACCAGGTAATCTCTAAGAGGGTGACGATTCATAGTCTCCAAACGGGACAAGAGGGCGGAAAGCTTATTCGGCTGCCTGGTACCATGGAAGAGCTACTTTGTATTGGTGCCGAGAAGTTTGGTTTTTTGCCTATGCGGGTCCTAACTGAAGATAAAGCTGATATTGATGACATAAGCTTAATAAGGGATGGAGATCGTTTGTTTCTAGTCGAAGATGCAAAGTCATCTGTTTCTAAAGAAGGGACAAGGGAGTTGTAACTTTTATCTGCCAATCTTTGAAGGCCACAGTTGAGATAGGTTTGCTTCAA
This genomic interval carries:
- the LOC116260463 gene encoding potassium channel AKT1-like isoform X1 → MNVPVCEGEQLGSIEGSYYSLSHGILPPLGARSNRRVKLKNFIISPYDRHYRAWEIFLILLVVYSAWVSPFEFGFLNEAKGHLAVFDNVVNAFFAVDIVMTFFVAYIDRDTYLLIDDHQKIARKYLLSWFILDFISTIPLELGRLLSPRSLRSYGFFNMLRLWRLRRVSALFARLEKDRKFSYFWVRCLKLICVTLFAVHCAGCFYYLLAARYPDPAKTWIGASWPDFKAESLWVRYVTSVYWSITTLTTVGYGDLHPENEREMIFDITYMLFNLGLTAYLIGNMTNLVVHGTSRTRKFRDTIQAASSFAIRNQLPIRLQEQMLAHLCLKYRTHSEGLQQQETLESLPKAIHSSITHYLFYALVDKVYLFRGVSTDLIFQLVSEMKAEYFPPKEDVILQNEAPTDFYILVTGTVDLIMYKNGSEQIVGNACAGDVIGEIGVLCYRPQLFTVRTRRLCQLLRLNRTTFLNIVQSNAGDGTIILRNFLQHLKESDDPVMQGVLAETENMLRRGKLNLPLNLCFAAQRGDVSLLKQLLQRGLDPNEPDISGKTALHIAAAEGNGKFVQLLIDHGADVNSKDLEGNVPLWESIVSGHDAVSKLLCENGASLQSGDMANFVCVAAERSSIQMLKDIVHYGGDVTIARGDGTTALHVAVCEGNADVVKFLVDHGADIEKLDQQGWTPVALAEQQCHEEIRTLFNSIGGCRLKKTGSDSHLWAPKLAPPPLKNVNSMPNPLFVRPSVTVDQHRREPDKFRNSLFGILSLTHDFGKQMGPVSLEDQTNGKIGDQVISKRVTIHSLQTGQEGGKLIRLPGTMEELLCIGAEKFGFLPMRVLTEDKADIDDISLIRDGDRLFLVEDAKSSVSKEGTREL
- the LOC116260463 gene encoding potassium channel AKT1-like isoform X2 encodes the protein MFLILGGVVEVYLKSFPTRVTLLFIFFAAYLAWEIFLILLVVYSAWVSPFEFGFLNEAKGHLAVFDNVVNAFFAVDIVMTFFVAYIDRDTYLLIDDHQKIARKYLLSWFILDFISTIPLELGRLLSPRSLRSYGFFNMLRLWRLRRVSALFARLEKDRKFSYFWVRCLKLICVTLFAVHCAGCFYYLLAARYPDPAKTWIGASWPDFKAESLWVRYVTSVYWSITTLTTVGYGDLHPENEREMIFDITYMLFNLGLTAYLIGNMTNLVVHGTSRTRKFRDTIQAASSFAIRNQLPIRLQEQMLAHLCLKYRTHSEGLQQQETLESLPKAIHSSITHYLFYALVDKVYLFRGVSTDLIFQLVSEMKAEYFPPKEDVILQNEAPTDFYILVTGTVDLIMYKNGSEQIVGNACAGDVIGEIGVLCYRPQLFTVRTRRLCQLLRLNRTTFLNIVQSNAGDGTIILRNFLQHLKESDDPVMQGVLAETENMLRRGKLNLPLNLCFAAQRGDVSLLKQLLQRGLDPNEPDISGKTALHIAAAEGNGKFVQLLIDHGADVNSKDLEGNVPLWESIVSGHDAVSKLLCENGASLQSGDMANFVCVAAERSSIQMLKDIVHYGGDVTIARGDGTTALHVAVCEGNADVVKFLVDHGADIEKLDQQGWTPVALAEQQCHEEIRTLFNSIGGCRLKKTGSDSHLWAPKLAPPPLKNVNSMPNPLFVRPSVTVDQHRREPDKFRNSLFGILSLTHDFGKQMGPVSLEDQTNGKIGDQVISKRVTIHSLQTGQEGGKLIRLPGTMEELLCIGAEKFGFLPMRVLTEDKADIDDISLIRDGDRLFLVEDAKSSVSKEGTREL
- the LOC116260463 gene encoding potassium channel AKT1-like isoform X3, which translates into the protein MGSSTCLDCGGFEELEKDRKFSYFWVRCLKLICVTLFAVHCAGCFYYLLAARYPDPAKTWIGASWPDFKAESLWVRYVTSVYWSITTLTTVGYGDLHPENEREMIFDITYMLFNLGLTAYLIGNMTNLVVHGTSRTRKFRDTIQAASSFAIRNQLPIRLQEQMLAHLCLKYRTHSEGLQQQETLESLPKAIHSSITHYLFYALVDKVYLFRGVSTDLIFQLVSEMKAEYFPPKEDVILQNEAPTDFYILVTGTVDLIMYKNGSEQIVGNACAGDVIGEIGVLCYRPQLFTVRTRRLCQLLRLNRTTFLNIVQSNAGDGTIILRNFLQHLKESDDPVMQGVLAETENMLRRGKLNLPLNLCFAAQRGDVSLLKQLLQRGLDPNEPDISGKTALHIAAAEGNGKFVQLLIDHGADVNSKDLEGNVPLWESIVSGHDAVSKLLCENGASLQSGDMANFVCVAAERSSIQMLKDIVHYGGDVTIARGDGTTALHVAVCEGNADVVKFLVDHGADIEKLDQQGWTPVALAEQQCHEEIRTLFNSIGGCRLKKTGSDSHLWAPKLAPPPLKNVNSMPNPLFVRPSVTVDQHRREPDKFRNSLFGILSLTHDFGKQMGPVSLEDQTNGKIGDQVISKRVTIHSLQTGQEGGKLIRLPGTMEELLCIGAEKFGFLPMRVLTEDKADIDDISLIRDGDRLFLVEDAKSSVSKEGTREL